GAAGATGAGTGAAGGAGTTCACCGCGGATCCTCTGTCTATCAGCGGGAACGCGACAAAGCGTTGCGGCGTGACGACTGGGAATGCCAGTCATGCGGATCAACAGTCGGCCACGTCGGTGAACCAGAGGTGCCCGTCGCACA
The DNA window shown above is from Halostella salina and carries:
- a CDS encoding HNH endonuclease, translated to MSEGVHRGSSVYQRERDKALRRDDWECQSCGSTVGHVGEPEVPVAHVHHDTPLSDGGVHKVDNLITLCPECQAVFR